The following proteins are encoded in a genomic region of Brachypodium distachyon strain Bd21 chromosome 1, Brachypodium_distachyon_v3.0, whole genome shotgun sequence:
- the LOC100837638 gene encoding GDSL esterase/lipase At1g28600: MAVTSRSLSSYVALSCCCCLMAAATLAAAAASEPRYNAMFNFGDSTSDTGNLCPDGRLLVTTGVVGIFGRPPYGETYFGKPTCRCSDGRVNVDFLAQALGLPFLTPSRAHGKDFRRGANMAIVGGTVLDYDTSLFTGYDANLNGSLKNQIQDLQRLLPSICGTPQNCTHYLAKSLFVFQLGENDYNLQLINGATVDEASKNMPITVNTITSGLEKLITLGAEHIVVSNIAPIGCYPMYLFILQSADKSDYDGKGCLRNYNVLFNRHNAFLRSSLSKLQNKHRHTRIMYADLSSHFYHIVQKPRKFGFETVLRSCCGNADAPNGFDLGAMCGMDGASVCHDPSSYLSWDGMHLSDAANERVANGWLNGPYCHPAILK; this comes from the exons ATGGCCGTGACGAGCAGAAGCTTGTCTTCCTACGTTGCCTtgtcgtgctgctgctgcctgatGGCGGCGGCTACACTTGCAGCTGCCGCGGCCAGTGAACCGCGGTACAACGCCATGTTCAACTTCGGCGACTCGACGTCAGACACCGGCAACTTGTGCCCCGACGGCCGCCTGCTGGTTACGACCGGCGTGGTCGGCATTTTCGGCCGTCCCCCATACGGAGAGACCTACTTCGGGAAGCCCACATGCCGGTGCAGCGACGGCCGGGTCAACGTCGACTTCCTCG CGCAAGCATTGGGGTTGCCGTTTCTGACGCCGTCCAGGGCGCACGGCAAGGACTTCCGGCGAGGTGCCAACATGGCCATCGTCGGCGGCACCGTGCTTGACTATGACACCAGTTTATTCACCGGCTACGACGCAAATCTTAATGGCTCCTTGAAGAACCAGATACAGGATCTCCAACGGCTTCTGCCTTCAATCTGTGGAACACCGCAGA ATTGCACGCATTATTTGGCCAAGTCCCTATTCGTGTTTCAACTGGGGGAAAATGACTACAACCTCCAACTGATTAATGGAGCCACGGTAGATGAGGCCAGCAAGAACATGCCCATCACAGTGAACACAATTACATCAGGTTTAGAG AAATTAATTACACTTGGCGCAGAGCACATCGTGGTTTCAAACATTGCTCCGATTGGGTGCTATCCAATGTACCTGTTCATCTTACAGAGCGCCGACAAGAGTGACTATGACGGGAAAGGTTGCCTCAGGAACTACAACGTTTTGTTCAACAGGCACAACGCTTTCCTCCGGAGCAGCCTCTCAAAGCTTCAAAACAAGCATCGGCACACAAGGATCATGTATGCCGACCTCTCGAGCCACTTCTACCACATAGTGCAGAAACCCAGAAAGTTCG GCTTTGAGACCGTCCTCAGAAGCTGTTGCGGAAATGCCGACGCACCAAACGGATTCGATCTGGGCGCCATGTGCGGGATGGATGGCGCGAGCGTCTGCCATGACCCATCGAGCTACCTCTCTTgggatggcatgcacctcAGCGACGCCGCCAACGAACGGGTAGCTAATGGCTGGCTCAACGGCCCATACTGCCACCCAGCGATTCTGAAGTGA
- the LOC104581647 gene encoding uncharacterized protein LOC104581647 produces MLQHLVTMRAQHVDAIKALPAGAVLVELLGVEAVHAQHSDGVEQQLLNAEAVHALPPGAVLAQPLLDVEAVLPGESQQVKDEPVVLPGESQQIDHGPVRDEFAILASHGDLIAEDSYEEDEEENTIVKKKLKVPQSNDVGSVNSLAGERGETFLPTFKDEKKDEMFPPLGTFLHFMNPHAFARDGSIIPRKQE; encoded by the coding sequence ATGCTGCAGCACCTCGTCACCATGCGCGCTCAGCATGTCGACGCCATAAAGGCACTGCCCGCCGGAGCAGTGCTGGTGGAGCTGCTGGGCGTCGAGGCGGTGCATGCTCAGCACTCCGACGGCGTTGAGCAGCAGCTGCTCAACGCTGAAGCTGTGCATGCGCTGCCTCCTGGTGCGGTGCTTGCTCAGCCACTGCTCGACGTCGAAGCCGTGCTTCCCGGCGAGTCCCAGCAAGTCAAGGACGAGCCAGTCGTGCTCCCCGGCGAGTCCCAACAGATCGACCATGGGCCTGTACGGGACGAGTTCGCGATTCTCGCCAGCCATGGCGACCTAATTGCGGAGGACTCGtacgaagaagacgaggaagaGAACACCATTGTGAAGAAGAAGCTTAAGGTGCCGCAGTCCAACGATGTTGGGTCCGTCAACTCCCTAGCAGGTGAGAGAGGTGAGACATTCTTGCCCACCTTTAAAGATGAGAAAAAGGATGAAATGTTTCCTCCTTTGGGAACTTTCCTCCATTTCATGAACCCTCACGCATTTGCTCGAGATGGAAGCATAATTCCTCGAAAACAAGAGTAA
- the LOC100838249 gene encoding GDSL esterase/lipase At1g28600: protein MAVVSTSLSSYVALSCCCLMAAATLAAAAASEPRYNAMFNLGDSTSDTGNLCPDGRLLLTGVFGIFARPPYGNTYFGKPTCLCSDGRVNVDFLSQALGLPFLTPSLAHGKDFRQGANMAIVGGTARDYDTSAYTGYDVNLNGSMKNQMEALQRLLPSICGTPQNCKDYLAKSLFVFQLGENDYSLQLINGATVDEASKNMPIIVSTITSGVEKLITLGAVHIVVSNIAPLGCYPMYLFIFQSSNKSDYDENGCLRNYNILFNRHNALLRISLSKLQKKHRRIRIMYADLASHFYHIVLDPRKFGFKTVLTSCCGKADSPNGFDLEALCGMDGASVCHEPWGHLTWDGMHPSDAANERVANGWLNGPYSQPPILK, encoded by the exons ATGGCCGTCGTGAGCACAAGCTTGTCTTCCTACGTTGCCTTGTCGTGCTGCTGCCTGATGGCGGCGGCTACACTTGCAGCTGCCGCGGCCAGTGAGCCGCGGTACAACGCCATGTTCAACTTGGGCGACTCGACGTCGGACACCGGCAACTTGTGCCCCGACGGCCGCCTGCTGCTGACCGGTGTGTTCGGCATCTTCGCTCGCCCCCCCTATGGGAACACCTACTTCGGCAAGCCTACCTGCCTGTGCAGCGACGGCCGGGTCAACGTCGACTTCCTCT CGCAAGCGTTGGGGTTGCCGTTTCTCACGCCGTCCCTGGCGCACGGCAAGGACTTCCGGCAAGGTGCCAACATGGCCATCGTAGGCGGAACCGCCCGTGACTACGATACCAGTGCGTACACCGGCTACGACGTAAATCTTAACGGCTCCATGAAGAACCAGATGGAGGCTCTCCAACGGCTGCTGCCTTCAATCTGTGGAACACCACAGA ATTGCAAGGATTATTTGGCCAAGTCCCTATTTGTGTTTCAACTGGGGGAAAATGACTACAGCCTCCAACTGATTAATGGAGCCACGGTAGATGAGGCGAGCAAGAACATGCCCATCATAGTGAGCACTATTACATCAGGTGTAGAG AAATTAATTACACTCGGCGCAGTGCATATCGTGGTGTCAAACATTGCTCCGCTTGGGTGCTACCCAATGTACCTGTTCATTTTCCAGAGCTCCAACAAGAGTGACTATGACGAGAACGGCTGCCTCAGAAACTACAACATCTTGTTCAACAGGCACAATGCTCTCCTCCGAATCAGCCTCTCAAAGCTTCAAAAGAAGCATCGGCGCATAAGGATCATGTATGCCGACCTCGCGAGCCACTTCTATCACATAGTTCTGGATCCCAGAAAGTTTG GCTTTAAGACCGTCCTCACAAGCTGTTGCGGAAAGGCGGATTCGCCAAACGGATTCGATTTGGAGGCCTTGTGCGGGATGGACGGCGCGAGCGTGTGCCATGAACCATGGGGCCACCTCACTTGGGATGGTATGCACCCGAGCGACGCCGCCAACGAACGGGTAGCCAACGGCTGGCTCAACGGACCATACTCCCAACCACCGATTCTGAAGTGA
- the LOC100838546 gene encoding GDSL esterase/lipase At1g28600, protein MSRGMPSVLSCCCLLMATLAAAACATAAADERRYNAMFNFGDSTSDTGNLCPDGRLLLTGVLGIFARPPYGKTYFQKPTCRCSDGRVNVDFLAQALGLPFLIPSMADGKDFRRGANMAIVGGTVLDYDTGAFTGYDVNLNGSMKNQMEALQRLLPSICGTPQNCKDYLAKSLFVFQLGENDYSLQLINGSTVDEASKNMPITVNTITSGVEKLITLGAVHIVVSNIAPLGCYPMYLFIFQSADKSDYDENGCLKNHNVLFNRHNAFLRSSLSKLQKKHQHTRIMYADLSSHLYNIVQDPRKFGFETILTSCCGKADSPSGFDLDAMCGMDGSSVCHDPWSYLSWDGMHLSDAANKRVANGWLNGPYCQPPILK, encoded by the exons ATGAGCAGGGGAATGCCGTCCGTCTTGTCGTGCTGCTGCCTCCTGATGGCTACACTTGCAGCTGCGGCCTGCGCCACTGCTGCCGCCGATGAACGGAGGTACAACGCCATGTTCAACTTCGGCGACTCGACGTCGGACACCGGCAACCTGTGCCCCGAcggccggctgctgctgaCCGGCGTGCTCGGCATTTTCGCCCGTCCACCCTACGGAAAGACCTACTTCCAGAAGCCCACCTGCCGGTGCAGCGATGGCCGGGTCAATGTCGACTTCCTCG CACAAGCGTTGGGGTTGCCATTTCTCATACCGTCCATGGCGGACGGCAAGGACTTCCGGCGAGGTGCCAACATGGCCATCGTCGGCGGCACCGTGCTTGACTATGATACTGGTGCTTTCACCGGCTACGACGTAAATCTTAATGGCTCCATGAAGAACCAGATGGAGGCTCTCCAACGGCTGCTGCCTTCAATCTGTGGAACACCGCAGA ATTGCAAGGATTATTTGGCCAAGTCCCTATTTGTGTTTCAACTGGGGGAAAATGACTACAGCCTCCAACTGATTAATGGATCGACGGTAGATGAGGCCAGCAAGAACATGCCCATCACAGTGAACACAATTACATCCGGTGTAGAG AAATTAATTACACTCGGTGCAGTGCACATCGTGGTGTCGAACATTGCTCCGCTTGGGTGCTACCCAATGTACCTGTTCATTTTCCAGAGCGCCGACAAGAGTGACTATGACGAGAATGGCTGCCTCAAGAACCACAACGTTTTGTTCAACAGGCACAACGCTTTCCTCCGGAGCAGCCTCTCAAAGCTTCAAAAGAAGCATCAGCACACAAGGATCATGTATGCCGACCTCTCAAGCCACCTCTACAACATAGTGCAGGATCCCAGAAAGTTTG GCTTTGAGACCATCCTCACAAGCTGTTGCGGAAAGGCCGACTCGCCAAGCGGATTCGATTTGGACGCCATGTGCGGTATGGATGGCTCGAGCGTTTGCCATGACCCATGGAGCTACCTCTCTTGGGATGGTATGCACCTCAGCGACGCAGCCAACAAACGGGTAGCCAATGGCTGGCTCAACGGCCCATACTGCCAACCACCGATTCTGAAGTGA
- the LOC100838857 gene encoding pentatricopeptide repeat-containing protein At5g39710, producing MAAARQAATVASGGHHPVLHAHLAALLNPSSTSPPLPPPLRGRHLPLSLPAATRLAASFPPLPLLLALLSALRLLPSPPPPRPFDALIKSYASLSRGGGGASLAAAALAFARSAGYAPSLLAYNAVLLALSDASLPSARRLLASMLRDGVAPNVYTYNILVRALCARGQREEALGVVGDDMRGAGCAPNVVTYNTLVAAFCRAGEVDAAERLVGVMREGGVRPSLVTFNTVVNGLCKAGRMEDARKMFDEMAREGLTPDGVSYNTLVSGYCKAGCLHEALAVFAEMAQKGVVPDVVTFTSLIHAMCRAGNLERAVALVGQMRERGLRMNEFTFTALIDGFCRNGFLDDALLAMKEMRECRIQPSVVCYNVLINGYCKLGRMDEARELIHEMEAKGMKPDVVTYSTILSGYCKIGDTDSAFELNRKMLKKGVVPDAITYSSLIRGLCEERRLGDACELFEKMLQLGLQPDEFTYTTLIDGHCKEGNVQKALSLHDEMIKKGVLPDVVTYSVLIDGLSKSARTKEAQRLLFKLYYEDPVPDNIKYEALMHCCRTAEFKSVVALLKGFSMKGLMNQADKVYQSMLDRHWKLDGSVYSVLIHGHCRGGNIMKALSFHKQLLRCGFSPNSTSTISLVRGLFEEGMTVEADNVIQELLNCCSLADAETSKALIDLNRKEGNVDAVVDVLRGMTRGGLLPSSG from the coding sequence ATGGCTGCCGCGCGGCAAGCGGCCACGGTCGCCTCCGGCGGCCACCACCCGGTGCTCCATGCCCACCTAGCGGCTCTCCTGAACCCCTCCTCGACCTCGCCTCCGCTCCCGCCCCCGCTCCGCGGGCGCCACCTCCCGCTCTCGCTCCCTGCGGCCACGCGCCTCGCGGCCTCcttcccgccgctgccgctcctcctcgccctgctctccgcgctccgcctcctcccctccccgccgccgccgcggcccttCGACGCGCTCATCAAGTCCTACGCCTCCCTCTcccgcggcgggggcggcgcctccctcgccgccgcggccctcgcGTTCGCCAGGTCGGCCGGGTACGCGCCCTCGCTCCTCGCGTACAACGCCGTCCTCCTCGCGCTCTCGGACGCCTCGCTCCCCTCCGCGCGGCGCCTCCTCGCATCCATGCTCCGCGACGGCGTGGCGCCCAACGTGTACACCTACAACATCCTCGTCCGCGCGCTTTGCGCCCGCGGGcagcgggaggaggcgctggGCGTCGTGGGCGACGACAtgcgcggcgcggggtgcgCGCCCAACGTCGTCACCTACAACACGCTCGTCGCCGCGTTCTGCAGGGCCGGGGAGGTGGACGCCGCCGAGAGGCTGGTCGGTGTGATGCGCGAGGGCGGCGTGCGGCCAAGCCTGGTGACCTTCAACACGGTGGTGAACGGTCTGTGCAAGGCGGGGAGGATGGAGGACGCACGCAAGATGTTTGATGAAATGGCGAGGGAGGGATTGACCCCAGATGGGGTCAGTTATAACACCTTGGTCAGTGGGTACTGCAAGGCGGGCTGCTTGCATGAGGCATTGGCGGTGTTTGCAGAGATGGCGCAGAAAGGGGTTGTGCCAGATGTTGTGACATTTACGTCGCTTATCCATGCAATGTGCAGGGCTGGGAACTTGGAGCGGGCAGTGGCTCTAGTGGGGCAGATGAGGGAGAGGGGCCTCCGAATGAATGAGTTCACCTTCACAGCACTGATAGATGGGTTCTGCAGGAATGGGTTCTTGGATGACGCATTGCTTGCAATGAAGGAGATGAGGGAATGTAGGATCCAGCCTTCAGTAGTGTGCTACAATGTGCTTATTAATGGTTATTGCAAACTAGGAAGAATGGATGAAGCAAGAGAGCTAATCCATGAAATGGAGGCTAAAGGAATGAAACCTGATGTTGTGACATATAGTACGATCCTCAGTGGATACTGTAAGATtggtgatacagattctgcaTTCGAGTTGAACAGAAAAATGCTCAAAAAAGGCGTGGTTCCTGATGCAATCACCTACTCGTCACTCATAAGGGGTCTTTGTGAGGAGAGAAGACTTGGTGATGCATGTGAACTCTTTGAGAAGATGCTTCAACTTGGCCTACAACCGGATGAATTTACTTATACAACACTGATAGATGGTCATTGCAAGGAGGGGAATGTTCAGAAGGCTCTTTCTCTGCATGATGAGATGATAAAAAAAGGTGTTCTCCCTGATGTCGTGACATACAGTGTGCTTATAGATGGGCTTAGCAAGTCAGCACGTACAAAAGAAGCACAACGGTTACTCTTCAAATTATACTATGAAGATCCTGTTCCAGACAATATTAAGTATGAGGCTTTGATGCATTGTTGCAGGACAGCTGAGTTTAAGAGTGTGGTGGCTCTTCTTAAGGGGTTTTCCATGAAAGGTTTGATGAATCAAGCTGACAAAGTTTACCAGTCAATGTTGGACAGACATTGGAAGCTCGATGGGTCTGTGTATAGTGTACTTATTCATGGGCATTGCCGGGGAGGAAATATTATGAAGGCTCTCAGCTTCCATAAGCAATTGCTGCGGTGTGGTTTTTCTCCAAATTCAACAAGCACTATTTCATTGGTTAGGGGTCTATTTGAAGAGGGGATGACTGTGGAAGCAGATAATGTGATTCAGGAGTTGCTGAATTGCTGTTCGCTAGCAGATGCTGAAACATCAAAGGCTCTTATTGATCTCAATCGGAAGGAAGGTAATGTGGATGCTGTGGTTGATGTTCTCCGTGGCATGACAAGGGGTGGGCTACTTCCAAGCTCAGGGTGA
- the LOC100837462 gene encoding transcription elongation factor 1 homolog, protein MGKRKSAAKPPPKKRMDKLDTVFSCPFCNHGSSVECRIDMKNLIGEANCRICQENFSTTVNALTEPIDIYSEWIDECERVNTVEDDDGA, encoded by the exons ATGGGGAAGAGAAAGTCAGCTGCCAAGCCACCTCCCAAGAAGAGGATGGACAAGCTTGATACAGTCTTTTCCTGCCCATTCTGCAATCATGGGAGCAGTGTTGAATGCCGAAT tgATATGAAAAATCTGATTGGTGAGGCTAATTGTAGAATCTGCCAGGAAAACTTCAGCACCACTGTTAATG CGCTGACTGAACCTATTGATAT ATACAGCGAATGGATCGATGAGTGTGAGCGCGTCAACACTGTCGAAGACGACGATGGCGCATGA
- the LOC100838272 gene encoding ubiquinone biosynthesis O-methyltransferase, mitochondrial — MLRRLPSSLRRALASSAIPPRGARVANPTLSSPHALTPQWRGCASASAAGSSSPSSLPPPPPSPPQGPPPHGRGSAASSLNSAEVAKFAAIAETWWDSQGPFKPLHLMNPTRLSFIRSTLCRHFRRDPYSAKPLEGLKVIDVGCGGGILSEPLARMGAAVTGIDAVDKNIKIAQIHAASDPTTASIEYCCTTAEDLVKESNQFDAVISLEVIEHVANPLEFCKSLSALTVPNGATVISTINRSMRAYATAIVAAEYILRWLPKGTHEWSKLVTPEELALALQRASISVQEMAGFVYNPLTGGWSLSDDISINYIAYGIKKSETPSTMPQ; from the exons ATGCTCCGCCGCCTTCCCTCGTCGCTCCGCCGAGccctcgcctcctccgccatccCTCCCCGCGGCGCTCGTGTCGCGAACCCTACCCTCTCGTCTCCCCACGCCCTGACTCCCCAATGGCGCGGttgcgcctccgcctccgccgccgggtcctcctcgccctcctcgctcccgccgcctcccccgtcTCCTCCTCAAGGACCTCCGCCGCACGGGAGAGGATCCGCCGCCTCTTCACTGAACTCCGCCGAGGTGGCCAAGTTCGCCGCCATCGCTGAGACTTG GTGGGATTCTCAGGGTCCATTCAAACCATTGCATCTGATGAATCCAACACGACTATCTTTTATCCGATCCACACTCTGCAGACATTTCAG GAGGGATCCATACTCAGCTAAGCCACTTGAAGGTCTTAAAGTTATTGATGTTGGATGTGGAGGAGGTATTCTCTCAGAG CCTCTTGCTCGGATGGGAGCTGCAGTTACTGGAATTGATGCTGTCGACAAGAATATAAAGATTGCACAAATTCATGCT GCGTCTGATCCAACAACTGCTTCCATTGAGTATTGCTGCACAACAGCTG AGGACTTGGTAAAAGAGAGCAATCAATTTGATGCTGTAATTTCTCTTGAG GTGATTGAGCACGTTGCTAATCCTCTGGAGTTCTGCAAATCTTTATCGGCTTTGACAGTTCCTAATGGTGCCACTGTGATTTCTACAATCAATCGGTCAATGAGAGCATATGCGACTGCTATTGTTGCTGCTGAGTATATTCTTAGATGG CTTCCTAAGGGCACACATGAGTGGTCCAAACTAGTCACCCCTGAGGAGCTAGCCCTAGCACTGCAAAGAGCCTCAATCTCC GTACAAGAAATGGCAGGGTTTGTCTATAATCCATTGACTGGAGGGTGGTCCCTGTCTGATGATATTAGTATAAACTACATTGCATATGGCATCAAGAAAAGTGAAACACCCTCAACAATGCCACAGTAG